The stretch of DNA CCATGTCGCCCCCCGCGCGGGGGCGTGGATTGAAACATTACCTACCGGTACAGATATAAGAAATTTGGATGTCGCCCCCTGCGCGGGGGCGTGGATTGAAACCCGTTCCTATTGCATACGCGCCAGCGACAGCGAGCGTCGCCCCCCGCGCGGGGGCGTGGATTGAAACAGACAATGGGAGAAAAAAGAGAACTGACAAGAGGGTCGCCCCCCGCGCGGGGGCGTGGATTGAAACCGTTGTAGCAAGTATGATTTCAAAATGGTCAACACGTCGCCCCCCGCGCGGGGGCGTGGATTGAAACGGAGTAAATAAATTAATAAACTTTTTACAGGTAAAGTCGCCCCCCGCGCGGGGGCGTGGATTGAAACCGCTACAATTTTGGATATTCGGGCCGCCGCTATGTCGCCCCCCGCGCGGGGGCGTGGATTGAAACTCAGCTGTTGCTCATAGATGCTGAAAAAGCAGACGTCGCCCCCCGCGCGGGGGCGTGGATTGAAACTTAACGCCCTTAAAGTCTAAAATAAGCTGGCAGGTCGCTCCTGCGCGGGAGCGTGGATTGAAACGGTTATCAGGGTAGATATGACGAATACCGTCGGCGTGTTTCCATTGTGAATAGGTATTATTTGAATTAGTGGAGACAGGCTGTGGATTGAAACAATAAAAAAGGCGGAGTGGGAAAAACCACAAACTATCGCCTTCGCACAGGTCGGTGGATTGAAACGCCAAAGGCATACTGATAATAACGGGCAGGAAAGCAGTCACTCTTTGTGTGCGGGGATGTTATTGTGGAATAAATAACTACTAAATAGTTATAAGATTTATTTTTAAGATTTATTATTTTTATTTCTTTTATATAAGATAAACCTTTGATATAATTTCAAATATCAATAAACAGTTAAAACCGATTATATAGCCCGAAGGATCTCCGGCTACTAAATCCCTCCCAAGATTCTATTAGCCACCTTCGGGCTTCTTTTTTTGTATGCTTGTAATAAAAAATGATATTTATAGAATCGGAACGGTAATTGTAAGGTGGACAATTATTTAAAGATTTTTTCTTTTATAAAACATAAAGCTTTGATATAATTTCAAATATAAATAGACATATAAAGCATATTCCATAGCCCGAAGGATCCCCGGCTTCTAAATCCATCCCAAGATTCTATGAGCCACCTTCTGGTTTCTTTATTTCGTGATTTTCTGCGGCTGTAATGAAAATCTGATGCAATTTGCAGATATAGGACAGTTGAAATCCTACACTTTTATAAAAACCTCTTATTTTAAAGGTAATAACTCCGGTATGTTTATTGCTACATAATAGGTATATAAACAATGCGGAGGAGTAAAAATGAACAAAATAACAAAAGGGTTTAAAGTTTCACTGGTGATATTAGCAGCGGCGGTAGTTTTTTCTGCAGTCTCTAATTTAATGATTACATCTCAGGAAAATAAGATTGCAGTGCTGGTGTCGCAGGATAAAAAGATATATTCAGAAGCCATAATGTTAAGAAAAAATATATCAGAATTGGTTTCAATGCAGGCTGAAGCGGCGGTGGTACCGGCCGGGGTAAATGAAGTTTTCAAGAATATAAAAGAAACACTTAACTATTTTGCCAAAGTAAGCCCGCAAAGAACCGCGGAAATTAACGCTCTTTACAAAGGCGTGAATAAGCTGAAGGATAACGCGCTTAACGGCGCTTCTGCCGCAGGCGCGTGGAGGATATTCGGGCAGGCGGATGAATTTGTAGGTAATACAATTAAGTCTGTATCCGGCAAAAGTTACAAATTACCGGCATGGGTATTTATATTGCTTTTTATCAGCAGAATAATATGGGCGGCGTTTTTTGCGGTGTTTGCCGGTTTTGTTTATTACAAAGTGTCAGGTTTATATAAAGAAGGTGTATTTGAGAGGTTTACTAAGAACAATCCGGTTGTTTTAGGATTATCAAGGTTTATAAATTTGCTAATGTAATAAAGACGAACTGTGTGCGAGTGATACAATCAGTGAGTGGCTAAGACAAACGGTGAACGAGCGATAAAAGAGCCGCGGCATAAGATTCACATGAGCCCGCGGTTTTTTTATTTTTAGGTATTTGTATTTTAATGTAGAGGCGGAATATATTGCGCCTCGTTTTTAAAAACACAAACCTTAGACGCATCATGATGCGTCTCTACGATAAAAGATAATATAAAAATCACGCTGTACTTTTAAATCCTCCTTATGATATTGTGGTTAATATTATTAAGGAGGATTTTTATATTATGAAGAAGAATAAAAGAAGAAAATTCAATAAAAGTTTTAAATGTCAGGCGTGCGGGGACTGCTGCAAAGTGGAAGGGTATATTCACGTCACTAATACTGACATTAAAAATATCAGCCGCCACCTTAAAATGACAGAAAAACAGTTTCGGGATAAATACGTGCGATGGGTGCATCACATCGGGCGGGTATTGCCCGCGGGGGTTAACAGTTCCTGCATATTTTTGAAAAACGGCAGGTGCGAAATATACAAGGCAAGGCCTGTCCAGTGCAGCTCTTTTCCGTACTGGGATATGATATTAAATGACAATGACGAATGGGAATACGCAAAAAGCTACTGTAAAGGGTGCAGGGAAATGGGCGAAATTATTATTAAGTGATATTCTTTTTAAATAACAGCATACTATCCGGCAAAAAAAGCATCCAAAAAAATAATGACTGTTTTATCCGGAACAGCCCGCCAAAGTTTCCTTTTTAAATAAGGCATTTTTTTTGTTCATAAACTGTGCATGTGTGATAAAATTATTTATAAATAAAAAAGGGGGAACGATGAAACACGGCGCCTTTTTTAAGGGCGGCGCCTGTGAGTTTTGTGTATGGGCTCCGCTTAAAGAACGGATAGAGCTTGTGATAAATGGATATCCGCGGCCCATTCTGTATATGGAAAAGGATAAGGGCGGCTATTTCAGGGCAATGGTGCCGGATGTAACCGTTGGGATGGAATACATGTATCTTATTGACGGAAAAGATAAAAGGCCGGATCCCGCGTCTTACTGGCAGAATCAGGGCGTTCACGGACCTTCTGTTATATATGATCAGAACATGTTTCCGTGGAGTGATGAAGGTTTTTCACCTCCGGATTTAAAAAAAATGATAATCTATGAAGCCCATATAGGGACTTTCACGCCTGAAGGCACCTTTGATTCCGCTGTTTTAATGATACCGTACCTGAAAAAACTGGGGATAAACGCGCTGGAAATAATGCCTGTGGCGCAGTTTCCGGGCGGCCGCAACTGGGGATATGACGGCACATACCCTTTTGCCCCGCAGGACACTTACGGCGGCCCGGAAAAACTTAAATATCTTATCAATGAACTTCATAAAAATAATATCGCTGTTATTATGGATGTTGTTTACAATCATCTTGGGCCGGAAGGAAATTATACCGGCAGTTACGGGCCGTATTTTACGGACAGATATAAAACGCCGTGGGGGGATGCGGTTAATTTTGACGGGGAACACAGCGAGGGTGTCAGGGATTTTTTCATTCAGAATGCCGTGTTCTGGATAGAAAGCTTTCACGTGGACGCGTTAAGGCTTGACGCGGTACACGCTATTTTTGACAACAGCGAAAAACACATATTGCGAGAGATAAAGGAAAAAGTTTCGGATTTCTGCATGGCAGGGCAGAGAAAAGCTTATGTAATTGCTGAAAGCGACCTTAATGACAGCCGCCTTGTAAAAGATATTCAGAGCGGCGGATACGGCCTTGACGCGCAGTGGTCGGATGATTTTCATCACGCCGTGCACAGCGCGCTTACAGGGGAAACCGGCGGTTATTACGGAGATTTTAATGGTGCTGCTGACGTGGCAAAAGCTATGGAAAGTGTTTTTGTTTATGACGGGCAATATTCAAAGTTCAGGAAAAAAGAACACGGCACTTCCGTGCGCGGTATAGATCCCGGGCGGTTTGTGTCTTTTATTCAGAACCACGACCAGATTGGAAACAGGGCCGAAGGAGACAGGCTGATTTCCATATGCGGTGAAAAAAAGGCAAAGCTGGCTGCGGCCGCGTGCCTGCTTTCCCCCTTTGTGCCGCTTTTATTTATGGGCGAAGAATACGGCGAAACAAAGCCGTTTTTATATTTTGTCAGCCATACGGACAAAGGGCTTATAGAAGGGGTAAGGGAAGGCCGCAAAAAAGAGTTTTCGGGATTTTTACAAGGCGGCAAAGAACCGCCTGATCCTTTCTCTGAAAATACTTTTTATAATTCGTCCCCTGATTTTTCAAAACATGAAAAAGGCGCGGGCGCGGAAATGTTTGATTTGTACACGCGGCTGATTGAAATACGCAAAAAAACACGGTGTTTTAATGATGAAAAAACACGCAGGCAGGTAAGCCTTAAAGAATCCTGTGTTATAATTGAATATGAATGCGAAACGGGAAAAAGCGTGCTTGCGCTTAATTTTGGGGAGGCAGCGTATAAGCTTAACGCGGACGGATACACGCTAAAGGCTGGAGACGGCGGCTTGATAATAAACCCTTTATCTTTTGGATTTTATGTTAAGGAGGATAAATGAACAAATACATATGCGTGCACGGCCATTTTTATCAGCCGCCAAGGGAAAATCCGTGGCTAAGAGAGATAGAACTTCAGGACTCCGCGTTCCCATACCATGACTGGAATGAAAGGATAACCGCGGAATGTTACGCTCCGAATGCCGCGTCAAGGATACTGGATGATGAACGTAAAATAATTGACATTGTGAATAATTATTCAAAGATAAGTTTTAATTTTGGTCCCACGCTTTTATCCTGGATGGAAAAGAAAAAACCTGAAGTATACAGGTCCATAATTGAAGCTGATATCTTAAGCCGCAAGAATTTTGGCGGGCATGGGTCAGCTCTGGCGCAGGTGTATAATCATATAATAATGCCGCTTGCGTCAAAGCGGGATAAAGAGACTCAGGTAAGATGGGGTATCGCGGATTTTCAGCACAGGTTTGGAAGGTATCCCGAAGGCATGTGGCTTGCTGAAACCGCGGCGGACACAGAGACCCTTGAAGTGCTGGCGCAGGAAAATATAAAGTTTACAATACTGGCGCCAAGGCAGGCTTCAGAAGTAAAAGAAATTAACGGGACAGAATGGG from Candidatus Goldiibacteriota bacterium encodes:
- a CDS encoding YkgJ family cysteine cluster protein, yielding MKKNKRRKFNKSFKCQACGDCCKVEGYIHVTNTDIKNISRHLKMTEKQFRDKYVRWVHHIGRVLPAGVNSSCIFLKNGRCEIYKARPVQCSSFPYWDMILNDNDEWEYAKSYCKGCREMGEIIIK
- the treZ gene encoding malto-oligosyltrehalose trehalohydrolase, with amino-acid sequence MKHGAFFKGGACEFCVWAPLKERIELVINGYPRPILYMEKDKGGYFRAMVPDVTVGMEYMYLIDGKDKRPDPASYWQNQGVHGPSVIYDQNMFPWSDEGFSPPDLKKMIIYEAHIGTFTPEGTFDSAVLMIPYLKKLGINALEIMPVAQFPGGRNWGYDGTYPFAPQDTYGGPEKLKYLINELHKNNIAVIMDVVYNHLGPEGNYTGSYGPYFTDRYKTPWGDAVNFDGEHSEGVRDFFIQNAVFWIESFHVDALRLDAVHAIFDNSEKHILREIKEKVSDFCMAGQRKAYVIAESDLNDSRLVKDIQSGGYGLDAQWSDDFHHAVHSALTGETGGYYGDFNGAADVAKAMESVFVYDGQYSKFRKKEHGTSVRGIDPGRFVSFIQNHDQIGNRAEGDRLISICGEKKAKLAAAACLLSPFVPLLFMGEEYGETKPFLYFVSHTDKGLIEGVREGRKKEFSGFLQGGKEPPDPFSENTFYNSSPDFSKHEKGAGAEMFDLYTRLIEIRKKTRCFNDEKTRRQVSLKESCVIIEYECETGKSVLALNFGEAAYKLNADGYTLKAGDGGLIINPLSFGFYVKEDK